Proteins encoded by one window of Streptomyces sp. NBC_01477:
- a CDS encoding 2-oxoacid:acceptor oxidoreductase subunit alpha, protein MTGEPPPRRRSVSVTSQVSSPIAASNAEEPPVVDALGEQRKPAKETRQLDRVIIRFAGDSGDGMQLTGDRFTSETASFGNDLSTLPNFPAEIRAPAGTLPGVSSFQLHFADHDILTPGDAPDVLVAMNPAALRANLGDLPRGAEIIVNTDEFTRRAMGKVGWAVSPLEDGSLAGFAVHRVPLTTLTVEALKDSGLARKDAERAKNMFALGLLSWMYHRPTEGTEAFLRRKFAKRPDIAEANVVAFRAGWNFGETTEDFAVSYEVAPASSAFPAGTYRNISGNLALSYGLIAAAKQSGLPLYLGSYPITPASDILHELSRHKNFGVRTFQAEDEIAAIGAALGAAFGGSLAVTTTSGPGVALKSETIGLAVSLELPLLVVDIQRGGPSTGLPTKTEQADLLQAMYGRNGEAPVPVIAPATAAECFTAALEAARIAVTYRTPVFLLSDGYLANGSEPWRIPDVSELPDLRVEFASGPNHTTAEGTEVFWPYLRDPQTLARPWAVPGTPGLEHRIGGIEKQDGTGNISYDPANHDLMVRTRQAKIDNITVPDVQVDDPSNAARTLVVGWGSTYGPITAAVRRIRTAGGRIAQAHLRHLNPFPANLGQVLRSYERVIVPEMNLGQLAHLLRAEYLVDAQSYTQVTGLPFKAEQLAAAIAVIMEENTDV, encoded by the coding sequence ATGACCGGTGAGCCGCCGCCTCGAAGGAGGTCCGTTTCAGTGACCAGCCAGGTCAGCAGCCCCATTGCCGCGAGCAACGCGGAAGAGCCGCCCGTCGTCGACGCACTCGGTGAACAGCGCAAACCGGCCAAGGAAACCAGGCAGCTGGACCGGGTGATCATCCGGTTCGCTGGTGATTCCGGTGATGGTATGCAGCTTACGGGTGATCGTTTTACGTCGGAGACGGCGTCGTTCGGTAATGATTTGTCGACGTTGCCGAATTTTCCGGCGGAGATCCGGGCGCCTGCGGGGACGTTGCCGGGGGTGTCGTCGTTCCAGTTGCATTTTGCGGATCATGACATTCTGACGCCGGGGGATGCGCCGGATGTGCTGGTCGCGATGAATCCGGCGGCGTTGCGGGCGAATCTGGGTGATCTGCCGCGGGGTGCGGAGATCATTGTGAATACGGATGAGTTCACGCGGCGGGCGATGGGGAAGGTGGGGTGGGCGGTCAGTCCGCTGGAGGACGGGTCGCTGGCGGGGTTCGCTGTGCACCGGGTGCCGCTGACGACGCTGACGGTGGAGGCGCTGAAGGACTCGGGTCTGGCGCGGAAGGATGCCGAGCGGGCGAAGAACATGTTCGCCCTGGGGCTGCTGTCGTGGATGTACCACCGTCCGACGGAGGGTACCGAGGCGTTCTTGCGGCGGAAGTTCGCGAAGAGGCCCGATATCGCCGAGGCGAATGTGGTGGCGTTCCGGGCGGGGTGGAATTTCGGGGAGACGACGGAGGATTTCGCGGTCTCCTACGAGGTCGCGCCGGCGTCGTCGGCGTTCCCCGCGGGGACGTACCGGAACATCTCGGGGAATCTGGCGCTGTCGTACGGGCTGATCGCGGCGGCGAAGCAGTCGGGGCTGCCCCTGTATCTGGGGTCGTATCCGATCACGCCGGCGTCGGACATTCTGCACGAGCTGTCGCGGCACAAGAATTTCGGGGTGCGGACGTTCCAGGCGGAGGACGAGATCGCGGCGATCGGTGCGGCGCTGGGTGCCGCGTTCGGCGGGTCGCTGGCGGTGACGACGACATCGGGGCCGGGCGTGGCGCTGAAGTCCGAGACGATCGGGCTGGCCGTGAGCCTGGAGCTGCCGTTGCTGGTGGTCGACATCCAGCGGGGCGGGCCGTCGACGGGCCTGCCGACCAAGACCGAGCAGGCCGATCTGCTGCAGGCGATGTACGGCAGGAACGGTGAGGCGCCGGTGCCGGTGATCGCCCCGGCCACCGCGGCGGAGTGCTTCACCGCCGCCCTGGAGGCCGCCCGGATCGCGGTGACCTACCGCACCCCGGTCTTCCTCCTCTCCGACGGGTACCTCGCCAACGGCTCCGAGCCGTGGCGGATCCCCGACGTGTCCGAGCTGCCGGATCTGCGGGTGGAGTTCGCCTCGGGCCCGAACCACACCACCGCCGAGGGCACGGAGGTGTTCTGGCCCTACCTGCGCGACCCGCAGACCCTCGCACGGCCCTGGGCGGTACCGGGCACCCCCGGCCTGGAGCACCGGATCGGGGGGATCGAGAAGCAGGACGGCACGGGCAACATCTCCTACGACCCGGCCAACCACGACCTGATGGTCCGCACCCGGCAGGCGAAGATCGACAACATCACCGTCCCCGACGTGCAGGTCGACGACCCCTCCAACGCCGCACGCACCCTGGTGGTCGGCTGGGGCTCGACCTACGGGCCCATCACCGCGGCCGTGCGGCGGATCCGCACCGCCGGCGGCCGGATCGCCCAGGCCCACCTGCGCCACCTCAACCCCTTCCCCGCCAACCTCGGCCAGGTCCTGCGCTCCTACGAGCGCGTCATCGTCCCCGAGATGAACCTCGGACAGCTCGCGCACCTGCTGCGCGCCGAATACCTGGTCGACGCACAGTCCTACACCCAGGTCACAGGCCTGCCCTTCAAGGCCGAGCAGCTCGCGGCGGCCATCGCGGTCATCATGGAGGAGAACACCGATGTCTGA
- a CDS encoding 2-oxoacid:ferredoxin oxidoreductase subunit beta, which yields MSEALALVPKAAAKQSMKDFKSDQEVRWCPGCGDYAVLAAVQSFMPELGLARENVVFISGIGCSSRFPYYMNTYGMHSIHGRAPAIATGLATSRRDLSVWVVTGDGDALSIGGNHLIHALRRNVNLKILLFNNRIYGLTKGQYSPTSETGKITKSTPMGSLEAPFNPVSLAIGAEAGFVARTIDSDRKHLQSVLRAAADHPGTALVEIYQNCNIFNDGAFDALKDNATATEAVIRLEHGQPIRFGTPAADGLGSKGVIRDPATGDLTVIDITRTGTGTDQILIHDATAPNPATAFALSRLADPDTLHHTPIGIIRNTQRPVYDTDMAHQLDQAVTQHGEGDLTTLLTGPDTWTVPA from the coding sequence ATGTCTGAGGCACTGGCCCTGGTCCCCAAAGCCGCCGCGAAGCAGTCGATGAAGGACTTCAAATCCGACCAGGAAGTCCGCTGGTGCCCCGGCTGCGGCGACTACGCCGTCCTGGCCGCCGTCCAGTCCTTCATGCCCGAACTCGGCCTGGCCCGCGAGAACGTCGTCTTCATCTCCGGCATCGGCTGCTCCTCACGCTTCCCGTACTACATGAACACCTACGGCATGCACTCCATCCACGGGCGCGCCCCCGCGATCGCCACCGGCCTCGCCACCTCCCGCCGCGACCTGTCGGTATGGGTCGTCACCGGCGACGGCGACGCCCTCTCCATCGGCGGGAACCACCTCATCCACGCACTGCGCCGCAACGTGAACCTCAAGATCCTGCTCTTCAACAACCGCATCTACGGCCTCACCAAAGGCCAGTACTCCCCGACCTCGGAGACCGGCAAGATCACGAAGTCCACACCGATGGGATCACTCGAAGCACCGTTCAACCCGGTATCGCTGGCCATCGGCGCGGAAGCCGGCTTCGTGGCACGCACGATCGACTCCGACCGCAAGCACCTGCAGTCCGTCCTGCGCGCCGCCGCCGACCACCCCGGCACCGCACTGGTCGAGATCTACCAGAACTGCAACATCTTCAACGACGGCGCCTTCGACGCACTCAAGGACAACGCCACCGCGACCGAGGCGGTCATCCGCCTCGAACACGGACAGCCCATCCGCTTCGGCACACCCGCCGCCGACGGACTCGGCTCCAAAGGCGTCATCCGCGACCCCGCCACCGGCGACCTGACCGTCATCGACATCACCCGGACCGGCACCGGCACCGATCAGATCCTGATCCACGACGCGACCGCACCCAACCCGGCCACCGCGTTCGCCCTGTCCCGCCTCGCCGACCCCGACACCCTCCACCACACCCCCATCGGCATCATCCGCAACACCCAACGCCCCGTCTACGACACCGACATGGCCCACCAACTCGACCAGGCCGTCACCCAGCACGGCGAAGGCGACCTCACCACCCTCCTCACCGGCCCCGACACCTGGACCGTCCCCGCCTGA
- a CDS encoding response regulator transcription factor, protein MRVVIAEDSVLLREGLTRLLTDRGHDVVAGVGDAVGLLKAVDELAGRGAAPDVVVADVRMPPTHTDEGVRAAVRLRRDHPEVGVLVLSQYVEEQYATELLAGSSRGVGYLLKDRVADVREFVDAVVRVAEGGTALDPEVVAQLLGRSRKQHVLANLTPREREVLGLMAEGRTNSAVAKQLVVSDGAVEKHVSNIFLKLGLAPSDGDHRRVLAVLTYLNS, encoded by the coding sequence GTGCGAGTGGTCATCGCCGAGGATTCGGTACTGCTGCGGGAGGGCTTGACGCGACTGCTCACCGACCGCGGACACGACGTGGTGGCCGGTGTCGGCGACGCCGTGGGGCTGCTCAAGGCGGTCGACGAACTCGCGGGGCGGGGCGCGGCACCCGATGTGGTGGTCGCCGACGTCCGGATGCCGCCCACCCACACGGATGAAGGCGTCCGCGCGGCGGTGCGGCTGCGCCGGGACCACCCCGAGGTGGGGGTACTGGTGCTGTCTCAGTATGTGGAAGAGCAGTACGCGACCGAGCTGCTCGCCGGCAGCAGCCGCGGGGTCGGCTATCTGCTCAAGGACCGGGTCGCCGACGTCCGCGAATTCGTTGATGCCGTGGTCAGGGTGGCCGAGGGCGGTACGGCCCTGGACCCCGAGGTGGTCGCCCAGCTGCTCGGCCGCAGCCGCAAGCAGCACGTGCTGGCCAATCTCACTCCGCGAGAACGCGAGGTCCTGGGCCTGATGGCGGAGGGCCGTACGAACTCGGCCGTCGCCAAGCAGCTCGTGGTGAGCGACGGAGCGGTGGAGAAGCACGTCAGCAACATCTTCCTCAAGCTGGGCCTGGCCCCGAGTGATGGGGATCACCGTCGCGTACTGGCCGTGCTCACCTACCTCAACTCCTGA
- a CDS encoding TetR/AcrR family transcriptional regulator: protein MSDTKRADGQRNYERLLSEARAAFAEHGTDVSLRDVARRAGVGIGTLYRHFPTRDALIEAAFRHGLEDLADRAGVLLDAESPSDALAEWLLAFAAAFARYQGLPASLLAALRDETSSLHESCEGMRDGAGRLLARAQRDGAIRPDLTVGELLSLTTAVAWAAQQSPPGTDPTARLLGLLRTGIAV from the coding sequence ATGTCCGACACGAAGCGCGCGGACGGGCAGCGCAATTACGAGCGGCTGCTCAGCGAGGCACGGGCCGCCTTCGCGGAGCACGGCACCGATGTCTCGCTGCGGGACGTCGCCCGCCGGGCCGGCGTCGGCATCGGCACGCTCTACCGGCACTTCCCCACCCGGGACGCGCTCATCGAGGCCGCCTTCCGGCACGGGCTCGAAGACCTCGCCGACCGGGCCGGCGTCCTCCTCGACGCCGAGTCGCCCAGTGACGCCCTCGCGGAGTGGCTGCTCGCGTTCGCCGCCGCCTTCGCCCGCTATCAGGGCCTGCCCGCCTCCCTGCTGGCCGCCCTCCGCGACGAGACGTCGAGCCTCCACGAGTCCTGCGAGGGCATGCGGGACGGGGCCGGCCGCCTGCTGGCCCGCGCCCAGCGCGACGGCGCGATCCGCCCCGACCTCACCGTCGGCGAACTCCTCTCCCTCACCACCGCCGTCGCCTGGGCCGCCCAGCAGTCCCCGCCAGGCACCGACCCGACGGCCCGGCTGCTCGGCCTGCTGCGTACCGGCATCGCGGTCTGA
- a CDS encoding winged helix-turn-helix transcriptional regulator, whose product MKVICPERVILEHVTSRWGVLVLAALLDGGTLRFSELRDGIGDVSEKMLTQTLRTLERDGFVRRAARPVIPPHVDYDLTDLGREAALKVRALAAWTESRVAAVAAAQLAYDAGRG is encoded by the coding sequence ATGAAGGTAATCTGCCCTGAGCGGGTCATTCTTGAGCACGTCACCAGCCGGTGGGGCGTTCTGGTGCTCGCGGCCCTGCTCGACGGCGGCACATTGCGCTTCAGTGAGCTGCGGGACGGGATCGGGGACGTCAGCGAGAAGATGCTCACGCAGACGCTGCGCACGCTGGAGCGGGACGGCTTCGTACGCCGCGCCGCCCGGCCCGTCATACCGCCGCACGTGGATTACGACCTGACGGACCTCGGGCGGGAGGCCGCGCTCAAGGTACGGGCGCTGGCCGCGTGGACGGAGTCCCGCGTGGCCGCGGTGGCTGCGGCGCAGCTCGCGTACGACGCGGGGCGCGGCTGA
- a CDS encoding quinone oxidoreductase family protein yields the protein MHAVGFDVNGGPEVLRQVELAAPVPGAGQVLVRVAYAGVNYGELQHVLGDFGPPQGPRHIDVPGLEVSGRIAAVGPGVGGLAVGDPVAAYLPDGGGYAEYAVAPAEFVFPLDGISLRDGGGAALVLTTAYGVLTGAARLRAGDTVLIHAAAGGVGSAAAQIARALGATAVYGTVGSAEKAVYAKRFGYDAIHLRDTFADRLRDLDVVLDPVGGRTRLASLALLAPFGRLAVYGEAARQPDLTLPVLPFWKSNRSLTGYNIGDLARRAPRTLRGHALSAFALLASGAIRLDVTAEVPLSRAADALAAMQAGRNVGKTLVAVNPRLT from the coding sequence GTGCACGCGGTCGGATTCGACGTCAACGGCGGCCCCGAGGTGCTGCGGCAGGTGGAGCTGGCGGCTCCGGTGCCAGGCGCCGGGCAGGTGCTGGTCCGGGTCGCGTACGCCGGCGTCAATTACGGCGAACTCCAGCACGTGCTGGGCGACTTCGGCCCGCCGCAGGGGCCGCGCCACATCGATGTGCCGGGGCTTGAGGTGTCGGGCCGGATCGCCGCCGTCGGGCCGGGAGTCGGCGGCCTCGCGGTCGGCGACCCGGTCGCCGCGTATCTGCCGGACGGCGGCGGTTACGCCGAATACGCCGTCGCGCCCGCCGAGTTCGTCTTCCCGCTGGACGGGATATCGCTGCGGGACGGCGGCGGCGCGGCCCTCGTCCTCACCACCGCCTACGGCGTACTGACCGGAGCGGCCAGGCTGCGGGCCGGCGACACCGTCCTCATCCACGCGGCGGCCGGCGGCGTCGGCTCGGCCGCCGCGCAGATCGCCCGCGCGCTGGGCGCCACCGCGGTCTACGGGACGGTGGGGTCGGCGGAGAAGGCGGTGTACGCCAAGCGGTTCGGCTACGACGCGATCCACCTCAGGGACACCTTCGCCGACCGGCTGCGCGACCTCGATGTCGTCCTCGACCCGGTCGGCGGCAGGACCCGGCTGGCCAGCCTGGCCCTGCTGGCGCCGTTCGGGCGGCTGGCCGTCTACGGGGAGGCGGCGCGGCAGCCCGACCTCACGCTGCCCGTGCTGCCGTTCTGGAAGAGCAACCGCTCCCTGACCGGCTACAACATCGGCGACCTCGCCCGCCGCGCCCCCCGCACCCTTCGCGGCCACGCGCTGTCCGCCTTCGCCCTGCTCGCGTCGGGCGCGATCCGGCTGGACGTCACGGCGGAAGTACCGTTGTCCCGCGCGGCTGACGCGCTTGCTGCGATGCAGGCGGGGCGCAACGTGGGCAAAACGCTTGTCGCTGTGAACCCGAGGCTTACCTGA
- a CDS encoding ring-opening amidohydrolase: MTVRIDSFDTAGPGDTDALVSRLAAYDPARIRRLALLVKTEGSAEVNDFSRELASWRAREAVLAHGGAALLDRTVLLHSTGAEGAMTPFGYLFADLADDPADHPADLAAPEPGAHAEPDAALALGVGRSREVRGAEIGTAGHVALAEAAVAEAVADAGLTPDQVALALVKTPLTGHDEPTRVTSAAAKAVGALGSALALGEVDRTAVVPAAFGRDTGLYSRRTMVFSSSEADRVEVLVLGNRPGAAGGLRIASGLLADVLDAPGIRRVLADAGADLAADGTVREPDRVAALLVKAGHRSDGTLRGARTTVLTSQLDPDKHIRAVMSGVAGAVLGSGRMFISANSVHQAPDGGGLCVAVVGPAAGGTGRRAAGGGA, encoded by the coding sequence ATGACCGTCAGGATCGACTCCTTCGACACCGCGGGGCCCGGTGACACCGACGCCCTGGTGTCCCGGCTCGCCGCGTACGACCCGGCACGGATACGGCGGCTCGCCCTGCTGGTCAAGACCGAGGGCAGCGCCGAGGTCAACGACTTCTCCCGCGAACTCGCCTCCTGGCGGGCCCGGGAGGCGGTGCTCGCGCACGGCGGTGCGGCGCTGCTCGACCGTACGGTCCTGCTGCACTCCACCGGCGCCGAGGGCGCGATGACGCCGTTCGGCTACCTGTTCGCGGACCTGGCCGACGACCCCGCGGACCACCCCGCCGACCTCGCCGCCCCGGAGCCGGGCGCGCATGCGGAGCCGGACGCCGCACTTGCCCTGGGCGTCGGGCGCAGCCGCGAGGTGCGCGGGGCGGAGATCGGCACGGCCGGGCATGTGGCGCTGGCGGAGGCCGCGGTCGCCGAGGCGGTGGCCGACGCGGGGCTGACCCCGGACCAGGTCGCCCTGGCCCTGGTCAAGACCCCGCTGACCGGCCACGACGAGCCGACCCGGGTCACCTCGGCCGCGGCCAAGGCGGTCGGGGCGCTGGGATCGGCGCTGGCGCTGGGCGAGGTGGACCGTACGGCGGTCGTCCCCGCGGCCTTCGGCCGGGACACCGGCCTGTACTCCCGGCGGACCATGGTCTTCTCCAGCTCGGAGGCCGACCGGGTGGAGGTCCTGGTGCTCGGCAACCGGCCCGGCGCGGCCGGCGGTCTGCGGATCGCCTCCGGCCTGCTCGCCGACGTCCTCGACGCCCCCGGCATCCGCCGGGTCCTGGCGGACGCGGGCGCGGACCTGGCGGCGGACGGCACGGTACGCGAGCCGGACCGGGTCGCCGCCCTGCTGGTCAAGGCGGGCCACCGCTCGGACGGCACGCTGCGGGGCGCCCGTACGACCGTGCTGACCAGCCAGTTGGACCCGGACAAGCACATCAGGGCGGTGATGAGCGGGGTCGCGGGCGCGGTGCTGGGCAGCGGCCGGATGTTCATCTCGGCCAATTCCGTCCACCAGGCCCCCGACGGCGGCGGCCTGTGCGTCGCTGTCGTCGGCCCCGCCGCGGGCGGTACGGGCCGGCGCGCGGCCGGGGGTGGCGCATGA
- a CDS encoding enoyl-CoA hydratase/isomerase family protein, which yields MPAIPDDWQARNGRYVPTPRFEDYAEKYADHFVMTRRDGIIELRMHTRGGPAVYGMGMHNAWGQAWQEVGSDPDNEVVVLTGTGDAWLAPGDPSRLGELMREPRPDNFAYRTYLDAMKLLENLAFAIDVPTIAAVNGPGAGHTEFALLCDITLCSQDAVFADTHLAAGVAPGDGMHLALQELLGTKRAAYHLYTGAPIDATAALDLGLVNEVLPTEELLPRAWQLAEAIRSRPKAARRLTHAIVARPWKRRLVQDFGFGLAHEMFGISADQVFG from the coding sequence ATGCCCGCGATCCCCGACGACTGGCAGGCCCGCAACGGCCGCTACGTCCCCACTCCCCGCTTCGAGGACTACGCCGAGAAGTACGCCGACCACTTCGTGATGACCCGCCGCGACGGCATCATCGAGCTGCGGATGCACACCCGGGGCGGCCCCGCCGTCTACGGCATGGGCATGCACAACGCCTGGGGCCAGGCCTGGCAGGAGGTCGGCAGCGACCCGGACAACGAGGTCGTCGTCCTCACCGGCACCGGCGACGCCTGGCTCGCACCCGGCGACCCGTCCCGGCTCGGCGAGCTGATGCGCGAACCGCGGCCCGACAACTTCGCGTACCGCACCTACCTCGACGCGATGAAGCTGCTGGAGAACCTGGCCTTCGCCATCGATGTGCCGACCATCGCCGCGGTCAACGGCCCAGGCGCGGGCCACACCGAATTCGCCCTGCTCTGCGACATCACGCTGTGCTCGCAGGACGCCGTCTTCGCCGACACCCATCTGGCGGCCGGCGTCGCGCCCGGCGACGGCATGCACCTGGCGCTGCAGGAACTGCTCGGCACCAAGCGCGCCGCCTACCACCTCTACACCGGCGCCCCGATCGACGCGACCGCCGCGCTGGACTTGGGCCTGGTCAACGAGGTGCTGCCGACCGAGGAGTTGCTGCCGCGGGCGTGGCAGTTGGCCGAGGCGATCCGCTCCCGCCCGAAGGCCGCACGGCGGCTCACCCACGCGATTGTGGCCCGGCCCTGGAAGCGGCGGTTGGTGCAGGACTTCGGCTTCGGCCTGGCCCACGAGATGTTCGGCATCTCGGCTGATCAGGTCTTCGGCTGA